A window of the Microbulbifer aggregans genome harbors these coding sequences:
- the aceF gene encoding dihydrolipoyllysine-residue acetyltransferase yields MAKEVIKVPDLGGADQVDVIEITVAVGDTVAAEDSLIVVEGDKASMDVPAPMAGKILSISVSEGDQVSEGDVIAEIETEAAGDDSSAEEEKTESAEEQAPREEESSASEDSGDEEESAGGQEKDETVTVPDLGGADAVDVIEISVQAGDEVAEGDSLIVVEGDKASMDVPAPFAGTVVSIDVKEGDKVSTGDKLGVLKTTSGGGGKKAESSKAEKKPAEGAPKKAESSESVVKASEEPPAAPQKDHHLERDLTPSAEVYAGPAVRKLARELGVTLNKVKPTGPRNRVTKDDLHAYIKEQVKKAESGAVGVGGGIGIAPMPEIDFSQFGPVNVEPMTKIHKLTAANMSRNWLNVPHVTQFDDADITELEDFRKSMKAEAEKRGVKLTPVPFLLKAAAAALRAEPSFNVSLHNDGEHIVHKDYVHIGMAVDTPKGLMVPVIRDVDKKGLYELAEEATAMAIAARDGKLKPRDMQGACFTISSLGAIGGTGFTPIVNAPEVGILGVSKLSVQPVWNGKEFVPRKMLPLALSYDHRAVNGGDAGRFMTYMVSVLSDVRKLLL; encoded by the coding sequence ATGGCAAAAGAAGTCATTAAAGTGCCTGATCTCGGCGGCGCCGATCAGGTAGATGTAATTGAAATCACTGTGGCGGTGGGGGACACCGTTGCCGCTGAGGATTCACTGATTGTGGTGGAGGGCGATAAGGCCTCCATGGACGTGCCTGCGCCGATGGCCGGCAAGATCCTCAGTATTTCCGTTTCCGAAGGCGACCAGGTTTCCGAGGGCGATGTAATCGCCGAGATCGAAACCGAGGCGGCTGGCGATGATTCCTCTGCGGAGGAGGAAAAAACTGAGTCCGCCGAGGAGCAAGCTCCCAGGGAAGAAGAGTCGTCCGCATCGGAGGACAGTGGCGACGAAGAGGAGTCCGCCGGCGGTCAGGAGAAAGACGAAACGGTCACAGTGCCGGATCTCGGCGGCGCCGACGCTGTAGATGTGATTGAGATCAGCGTGCAGGCCGGTGATGAAGTGGCCGAGGGCGACTCACTGATTGTCGTGGAGGGCGATAAGGCCTCTATGGACGTACCAGCGCCATTCGCCGGCACGGTAGTGTCCATTGACGTCAAAGAGGGCGACAAGGTCTCCACTGGCGACAAGCTGGGTGTGCTGAAAACCACGTCCGGTGGCGGTGGCAAGAAAGCCGAGTCCTCAAAGGCAGAGAAGAAACCGGCCGAGGGGGCTCCCAAAAAAGCTGAGTCCAGCGAGTCGGTGGTAAAGGCATCGGAGGAGCCACCCGCAGCGCCGCAGAAAGATCATCACCTGGAGCGTGACCTCACCCCGTCTGCGGAAGTCTACGCCGGCCCTGCCGTGCGTAAACTGGCCCGGGAACTGGGTGTGACCCTGAACAAGGTCAAGCCCACCGGCCCGCGCAACCGCGTAACCAAGGACGACCTGCATGCCTATATCAAGGAGCAGGTGAAGAAGGCCGAGAGTGGCGCTGTTGGTGTCGGCGGCGGTATCGGTATTGCGCCGATGCCGGAGATTGACTTCAGCCAGTTTGGCCCGGTCAACGTCGAGCCGATGACCAAGATTCACAAGCTCACCGCGGCCAATATGTCGCGCAACTGGCTCAACGTGCCGCACGTGACCCAGTTTGACGATGCGGACATCACCGAGCTGGAGGACTTCCGCAAGTCCATGAAGGCCGAGGCGGAAAAGCGTGGTGTGAAATTGACTCCGGTACCTTTCCTGCTGAAAGCTGCCGCCGCCGCACTGCGCGCCGAGCCGAGCTTCAACGTATCCCTGCACAACGACGGTGAGCACATTGTGCACAAGGACTACGTCCATATCGGTATGGCTGTGGATACTCCCAAAGGTTTGATGGTTCCGGTTATCCGCGACGTGGATAAAAAGGGACTGTACGAGCTGGCGGAAGAGGCTACCGCGATGGCGATCGCAGCCCGCGATGGCAAGCTGAAGCCCCGCGATATGCAGGGTGCCTGCTTCACCATCTCCAGCCTCGGCGCTATCGGTGGTACCGGTTTCACCCCGATCGTGAATGCGCCTGAGGTCGGCATCCTGGGCGTTTCCAAGCTGAGCGTGCAGCCGGTCTGGAATGGCAAGGAATTTGTGCCCCGCAAGATGCTGCCGCTGGCGCTTTCTTACGATCACCGCGCGGTAAACGGCGGTGATGCAGGACGTTTCATGACCTATATGGTCAGCGTGCTGAGCGACGTGCGCAAGCTGTTGCTGTAA
- a CDS encoding ABC transporter permease → MLELRPILSALWRHKISALLIALQLGLTLAIVSNALVVIDERTERISRPTGVAVEDINSFGFLAIPEDYDKFEAFRLDLDMIRSLPGVASATISNHVPLSGSGSASGFYDAPNMEVGATSANYYTVDEHFIDALGMKLTAGRGFSPEEVMQVGATSSERPKVAVVTQKFADEMFPEGNALGNAFFMGGDDHPIEIVGIVERNLGPWPNSSVAGRGVFYPAIMDQWFYYIVRAEPGQRDAVLKLVEEKLAERDPNRVINADTLQEQKDQYYAGDNTMIKVLSSVVILLTFIVALGVVGLTVFWITQRQKQIGVRRALGATRVAIGRYFLLENLIIAATGILLGFAAAQIFNGFLVREFDQPALPLVVTLTCALGLLGVSLAAALVPAIRAANISPATATRSV, encoded by the coding sequence ATGTTGGAACTGAGACCCATTTTATCGGCGCTCTGGCGCCACAAGATCTCCGCCCTGCTGATTGCACTGCAGCTGGGCCTGACCCTGGCCATTGTCAGCAACGCCCTGGTAGTGATCGACGAGCGCACCGAGCGAATCTCACGGCCCACCGGCGTCGCTGTGGAAGATATTAATAGCTTCGGCTTCCTGGCGATTCCAGAGGACTATGACAAATTCGAGGCATTTCGGCTCGACCTGGATATGATTCGCTCGCTGCCCGGTGTCGCCAGCGCCACCATCAGCAACCATGTGCCGCTTTCCGGCAGCGGTTCTGCCAGTGGCTTTTACGACGCGCCCAATATGGAAGTCGGAGCCACCAGTGCCAACTACTACACCGTCGACGAGCATTTCATCGATGCATTGGGAATGAAGCTGACCGCTGGCCGCGGCTTTTCACCCGAGGAGGTCATGCAGGTAGGCGCCACCAGCAGTGAACGCCCCAAAGTCGCTGTCGTCACACAGAAGTTTGCCGATGAGATGTTTCCGGAAGGCAATGCCCTCGGCAACGCCTTCTTCATGGGCGGTGACGACCATCCCATCGAGATCGTCGGCATCGTAGAGCGCAACCTCGGCCCATGGCCCAACTCATCCGTAGCCGGCCGCGGTGTTTTCTATCCGGCAATAATGGACCAGTGGTTCTACTACATCGTGCGTGCAGAACCGGGGCAGCGCGACGCGGTGTTGAAACTGGTCGAGGAGAAACTGGCCGAGCGCGATCCCAATCGAGTGATTAACGCCGACACTCTGCAAGAACAGAAAGATCAGTACTACGCCGGTGACAACACCATGATCAAGGTACTCAGCAGTGTTGTCATCCTGCTCACCTTCATCGTTGCTCTTGGCGTTGTGGGGCTGACGGTGTTCTGGATCACCCAGCGCCAGAAGCAGATCGGTGTGAGGCGTGCGCTGGGAGCAACGCGTGTCGCTATCGGTCGTTACTTCCTGCTGGAAAACCTGATCATCGCCGCCACCGGGATTCTGCTCGGCTTTGCCGCAGCACAGATTTTCAATGGATTCCTGGTCCGGGAGTTTGACCAACCCGCGCTGCCACTAGTGGTGACACTCACCTGTGCCCTGGGTCTGCTTGGCGTCAGCCTGGCAGCGGCACTGGTACCGGCAATTCGTGCAGCAAACATCTCGCCAGCCACCGCCACGCGCAGCGTATAA
- a CDS encoding sensor histidine kinase: MWPRLTLEARITAAALAAVLAGTSVPFLLIELGADTRLAWAGGLLLAVPIVLVLLRTVTGPLQSGLSTLEGGLLNFRDGDFSVSLALDRRDELGRIATLYNEVSEILRRERAHIHQRELLLDTVIQSSPQALLLVDQSEHVIYANSSARHLLHGGRPVQGLTLAQLLPHCPPELANAIENREEGLFSFTDSDGSHTMHLGNSVFVLNAQKHRLILIRDMTRELTRAEVQVWKKVIRLISHELNNSLAPISSMAHSGMMLAERIDKEGGSPEAKSLARVFDTIAERCRHLTEFTQGYARFAKLPAPSCEEVPWQRLLDRLVPLQRFSLRGALPDRPGYFDPVQLEQALLNLLKNAAESGSPLEEIEVEVHSDRRDQQIIVRDRGSGMSEKVLQQALLPFYSTKPQGVGLGLALCREIVEAHGGRLQLRNRDNGGLEISLWLPQRSD, translated from the coding sequence ATGTGGCCACGACTGACCCTGGAAGCGCGGATCACCGCGGCGGCGCTTGCCGCAGTCCTAGCGGGCACGAGTGTGCCTTTCCTGCTGATCGAGCTGGGCGCAGACACCCGACTCGCCTGGGCCGGCGGATTGCTGCTGGCCGTGCCAATAGTGCTGGTGTTACTGCGCACAGTCACCGGCCCACTACAGAGCGGCCTCTCAACACTCGAGGGGGGGCTGCTCAACTTCCGTGATGGGGATTTCTCCGTTTCCCTGGCGCTGGATCGCCGGGATGAACTCGGCCGTATCGCCACGCTTTACAATGAAGTCAGTGAAATCCTGCGGCGCGAACGGGCCCACATCCACCAGCGCGAACTACTGCTGGATACCGTCATCCAGAGCTCCCCACAGGCACTGCTACTGGTCGATCAGTCCGAGCATGTGATCTATGCCAACAGCAGCGCTCGCCACCTGCTCCACGGCGGCCGACCTGTGCAGGGACTCACGCTCGCACAGCTGCTGCCGCACTGTCCGCCAGAACTGGCGAACGCGATCGAGAACCGTGAAGAGGGGCTGTTCAGCTTCACCGATAGTGATGGCAGCCACACCATGCATCTGGGCAACAGTGTCTTTGTACTGAACGCGCAGAAGCACCGACTCATCTTGATCCGCGATATGACCCGGGAATTGACCCGAGCCGAAGTGCAGGTCTGGAAAAAGGTGATCCGGCTGATCAGCCATGAACTGAACAATTCCCTCGCGCCCATCTCCTCCATGGCCCACAGCGGCATGATGTTGGCGGAACGCATCGATAAGGAAGGCGGCAGCCCGGAAGCCAAGTCGCTGGCGAGAGTGTTCGATACCATTGCCGAACGCTGCCGGCACCTTACCGAATTCACACAGGGCTACGCGCGTTTTGCAAAGTTGCCTGCCCCCAGCTGTGAAGAGGTTCCGTGGCAGCGATTGCTGGACCGGCTTGTTCCGCTGCAAAGGTTTTCGCTCCGCGGAGCACTGCCGGACCGACCGGGATATTTCGATCCGGTGCAGCTCGAGCAAGCGCTATTGAACCTGCTCAAGAATGCTGCCGAATCGGGAAGTCCACTGGAGGAAATCGAAGTGGAGGTTCACTCCGATCGACGCGATCAGCAGATCATCGTGCGGGATCGCGGCAGTGGTATGAGTGAAAAGGTATTACAGCAGGCTCTGCTGCCGTTTTACTCCACCAAACCCCAGGGTGTCGGTCTTGGCCTGGCGTTGTGTCGGGAAATTGTCGAGGCCCACGGAGGGCGACTGCAGCTGCGCAACCGTGACAATGGTGGCCTGGAGATCTCACTGTGGCTCCCTCAGCGCAGCGACTGA
- a CDS encoding high-potential iron-sulfur protein has product MSDSKSGIERRKFLRLMGCSAVLIPAVMLPDNQARAQGKASKEAVQYQDTPKNGQKCKDCQFWTDPNACQVVEGEISPEGWCSLYVKKAS; this is encoded by the coding sequence ATGAGTGATTCAAAATCCGGGATCGAACGGCGCAAGTTCCTGCGCCTGATGGGTTGTTCCGCGGTGCTGATCCCCGCGGTAATGCTGCCGGACAACCAGGCCCGCGCCCAAGGCAAAGCCAGCAAAGAGGCCGTGCAGTATCAAGATACGCCGAAGAATGGGCAGAAATGCAAAGACTGCCAATTCTGGACCGACCCTAATGCCTGTCAGGTAGTCGAGGGTGAAATCAGCCCAGAAGGTTGGTGCAGCCTATACGTGAAAAAAGCTTCCTGA
- a CDS encoding ABC transporter ATP-binding protein gives MLKMHNIRKSYRTDTIETHALRDFSLEVNEGEFVSVTGPSGSGKTTFLNIAGLLETPTGGEYRLDGEDVSNLNDHQRSRLRNEKIGFIFQGFNLIPDLNLFDNIDVPLRYRGFNGKERKKRIEKVLEQVGLSARAKHLPAQLSGGQQQRVAIARALAGEPRFLLADEPTGNLDSLMARQVMELLEFINEWGTTIVMVTHDPDLARRAHRNIQIVDGQVSDLHRTTAPAAAEIA, from the coding sequence ATGCTGAAAATGCACAACATCCGTAAGAGTTATCGCACCGATACCATCGAAACCCACGCCTTGCGGGATTTCAGCCTGGAGGTGAACGAGGGGGAGTTTGTCTCGGTCACCGGACCCAGCGGCTCCGGCAAGACCACCTTCCTGAATATCGCCGGCCTGCTCGAGACCCCGACCGGGGGGGAATACCGGCTGGATGGCGAGGACGTGAGCAATCTTAACGATCACCAGCGCTCACGCCTTCGCAATGAAAAGATCGGCTTTATTTTTCAGGGCTTTAACCTGATCCCGGACCTGAATCTGTTCGACAATATCGATGTGCCACTGCGCTATCGTGGCTTCAATGGCAAAGAGCGCAAAAAGCGCATCGAAAAGGTTCTCGAGCAGGTTGGCCTGTCAGCCCGTGCCAAGCATCTGCCGGCTCAGCTCTCCGGAGGTCAGCAACAGCGCGTCGCTATCGCCCGCGCTCTGGCCGGCGAACCCCGCTTCCTGCTCGCGGACGAACCGACCGGTAACCTGGACTCCCTCATGGCCCGCCAGGTGATGGAACTGCTGGAATTCATCAACGAATGGGGAACCACCATCGTGATGGTGACGCACGACCCGGACCTTGCCCGCCGTGCGCACCGCAACATCCAGATCGTCGACGGCCAAGTCTCCGACCTGCACCGGACCACCGCGCCCGCCGCAGCGGAAATCGCATAA
- a CDS encoding efflux RND transporter periplasmic adaptor subunit: MIRDTSGQDVVLQATPLWKKPRNIRLAAAAVATVVFLYWGVNSWVNTSRFDGTLSLSQINIAQVERGDLTRDLVVQGRMVAANSPTLYSPAQGIVKFAVKAGDTVEVGQLLAEVESPELDSELAQQRALLNKLDVELQRQKIQAKRQQLENRQRADLAKVTLVAAQRELKRAELSMEKQIISQLDFEKASDDLARARLEYEQAEQNAALEQEALAFETRTLELQLSQQKLQVEELERKVKELHITSPVSGTVGSLAVTQRSAVARNAPLMTVVDLSSFELEAAVPENYADDLGLAMAVEINLGGRKLPGEITAISPEVINNQVQARVRFTEQQPQNLRQNLRLTARILLENRTDVMLVRRGGFVDQSGGRYAWKLNGEGEALRVPIQIGALGLNQVEIVSGLQEGDQIIISAAEELESAQLIALKD, from the coding sequence ATGATCAGAGATACCTCCGGGCAGGATGTGGTTCTGCAGGCAACCCCCCTCTGGAAAAAGCCACGCAACATTCGCCTGGCCGCTGCTGCAGTCGCGACTGTGGTGTTCCTGTACTGGGGCGTGAACAGCTGGGTGAACACCAGCCGGTTCGACGGCACCCTGTCCCTGTCCCAGATCAATATCGCCCAGGTTGAACGCGGCGACCTGACCCGGGATCTGGTGGTCCAGGGCCGGATGGTGGCAGCCAACAGCCCTACCCTCTACAGCCCGGCGCAGGGCATCGTGAAGTTTGCCGTAAAGGCCGGTGACACTGTGGAGGTGGGACAACTGCTGGCAGAGGTGGAGAGCCCGGAACTGGACAGCGAGCTGGCACAGCAGCGGGCACTGCTCAACAAGCTGGACGTGGAACTGCAGCGGCAGAAGATCCAGGCCAAGCGTCAGCAGCTGGAGAACCGCCAGCGCGCGGATCTGGCCAAGGTCACCCTGGTCGCCGCCCAGCGCGAACTCAAGCGCGCCGAGCTCTCCATGGAAAAGCAGATCATCTCCCAACTGGATTTCGAGAAGGCTTCCGATGACCTCGCCCGCGCTCGGCTGGAATACGAGCAGGCCGAACAGAACGCGGCCCTGGAGCAGGAAGCCCTGGCCTTCGAAACCCGCACCCTCGAGCTGCAGCTTTCCCAGCAGAAACTGCAGGTGGAGGAACTGGAGCGCAAGGTCAAGGAGCTGCACATCACTTCACCGGTCAGCGGTACGGTGGGCAGCCTCGCCGTGACCCAGCGCAGCGCCGTGGCCCGCAATGCCCCCCTGATGACCGTTGTGGATCTCTCCAGTTTTGAGCTGGAAGCCGCAGTACCGGAGAACTACGCCGACGACCTCGGCCTCGCCATGGCGGTGGAGATCAACCTGGGCGGTCGCAAGCTCCCCGGCGAAATCACTGCCATCTCCCCGGAGGTCATCAACAACCAGGTGCAGGCCCGGGTGCGTTTTACCGAGCAACAGCCGCAAAACCTGCGTCAGAACCTGCGCCTGACTGCCCGCATCCTGCTGGAAAACCGCACCGATGTAATGCTGGTTCGTCGCGGTGGCTTCGTCGACCAGAGTGGAGGCCGCTACGCCTGGAAGCTCAATGGAGAGGGCGAGGCCTTGCGGGTGCCGATCCAGATCGGCGCGCTGGGTCTGAATCAGGTGGAGATCGTCTCGGGCCTGCAGGAAGGCGACCAGATCATCATCTCCGCCGCAGAGGAACTGGAAAGTGCGCAGCTGATTGCGTTGAAAGATTAA
- a CDS encoding ABC transporter permease has protein sequence MIGYYLSLAIRSLRSTPVLSALMVAAIAVGVGAAMTTLTLNYMMSRNALAEKDQVLYAVQLDSWSATEGADNPSEMPWQVTYQDAVRLLRSDIPSNQVAMHRWGGPITLEDSEIRPFIADARVTSRDFFALFDVPFIYGGTWAAEADSSPLQQIVLSEETNEKLFGGENSVGRTVNFNGVPFTVVGVTEHWQPSPKVHDLNNGHFNDSAEIFLPFGLHRQFEIYPWGNTNGWKSEEINSYEDRLNSDMVWLQYWVQLDSAEQVERYQDYLTGYIRDQKTQGRFPRPLKFGLSNPSQWLLLNEVVDGDDRMLNWLSLAFLMVCLVNAVALLLAKFLRKAPEAGVRRALGASRNAVFSQHLVESGCVGLAGGLAGILLTLAGLGLIRQLQMGYMDRVASMDWTMMLAAIGLAVLSSLLAGLYPAWRISRTNPSIYLKTQ, from the coding sequence ATGATTGGATATTACCTTTCCCTGGCCATCCGCAGCCTGCGCTCGACACCGGTGCTGAGCGCGCTGATGGTGGCCGCGATCGCCGTCGGTGTGGGGGCGGCAATGACCACCCTGACCCTCAACTACATGATGTCGCGCAATGCACTGGCGGAAAAAGACCAGGTGCTCTATGCCGTGCAGCTGGACAGCTGGTCCGCCACCGAGGGAGCCGACAACCCCAGTGAAATGCCCTGGCAGGTTACCTACCAGGATGCGGTACGCCTGCTGCGTTCCGATATCCCCTCCAACCAGGTTGCCATGCATCGCTGGGGCGGCCCCATCACGCTGGAAGATTCTGAGATACGTCCCTTCATCGCGGACGCCAGGGTTACCAGCCGTGACTTCTTTGCCCTGTTTGATGTGCCGTTTATTTATGGCGGAACCTGGGCTGCAGAGGCCGACAGCAGTCCGTTGCAGCAGATCGTACTCTCCGAGGAAACCAATGAAAAACTGTTTGGTGGAGAGAACAGTGTGGGTCGCACCGTCAACTTTAATGGTGTTCCCTTCACCGTTGTTGGTGTGACCGAACACTGGCAACCCAGCCCCAAAGTCCACGACCTGAACAACGGCCACTTTAATGATTCCGCTGAAATATTCTTGCCGTTTGGACTGCACCGCCAGTTCGAGATCTACCCCTGGGGTAACACCAATGGCTGGAAGTCCGAGGAGATCAACAGCTACGAAGACCGGCTGAACAGCGACATGGTGTGGCTGCAGTACTGGGTCCAGCTGGACAGTGCTGAGCAGGTGGAGCGCTATCAGGATTATCTCACGGGCTATATTCGCGATCAGAAAACACAGGGCCGCTTCCCCCGCCCACTGAAATTCGGGCTCAGCAACCCCTCCCAGTGGCTGCTGCTGAACGAGGTGGTGGACGGTGATGACCGCATGCTCAACTGGCTGTCACTGGCCTTCTTAATGGTGTGCCTGGTCAACGCGGTGGCTTTGCTGCTGGCCAAGTTCCTGCGCAAAGCGCCGGAAGCGGGTGTACGACGGGCTCTGGGCGCAAGCCGCAACGCGGTGTTCAGCCAGCACCTGGTGGAGAGTGGCTGCGTGGGCCTGGCCGGAGGACTGGCGGGCATCCTGCTGACGCTGGCGGGCCTCGGCCTGATACGGCAACTGCAGATGGGCTATATGGACCGCGTCGCGTCCATGGACTGGACGATGATGCTTGCCGCCATCGGCCTCGCCGTTCTGTCCAGCCTCCTGGCGGGCCTTTACCCGGCCTGGCGCATCAGCCGCACCAACCCGTCCATCTACCTGAAGACCCAGTGA
- a CDS encoding sigma-54-dependent transcriptional regulator → MDTVLVIDDNSGIISALELLLSLHQIEVVSALTPQAGLQLLREHPDIGLVIQDMNFTADTTSGEEGRELFYAIREISPDLPVILLTAWTQLEMAVELVKAGAADYLGKPWDDNKLIATVKNLLELNDLQQRQRQSQQRAIAARERLQHNFDLQGIVYRSDGMQKLLEMATQVARSDVPVLITGPNGAGKEKIADILQANSPLRDGPYIKVNVGALPEELMEAELFGAEPGAYTGAGNRARLGRFEAADGGTLFLDEIGELSASGQVKLLRVLQTGEFQRLGSSQTRRVSVRVISATNANLPALIETGRFRQDLFYRLNVIELQLPPLCDRPDDILPLARSFLPEGKQLSPDAQQALVRYSWLGNVRELQNTMQRASVLSQSETIDAHTLALPVQEKSSRPEVSFEPSRELLERTLASCDGVIAQAARELGLSRQALYRRLEKYGIPY, encoded by the coding sequence ATGGATACAGTTCTTGTCATCGATGACAACTCCGGCATCATCTCTGCCCTGGAACTACTGCTCTCTCTGCATCAGATCGAAGTCGTCAGCGCCCTCACTCCCCAGGCCGGCCTGCAGCTATTGCGCGAACATCCGGACATCGGCCTGGTCATCCAGGACATGAACTTTACCGCAGACACCACCTCCGGTGAGGAGGGGCGTGAACTCTTCTACGCGATCCGGGAAATCAGCCCGGACCTGCCGGTAATTCTGCTCACTGCCTGGACACAACTGGAAATGGCGGTAGAGCTGGTCAAGGCCGGTGCCGCCGACTATCTGGGCAAGCCCTGGGATGACAACAAGCTCATCGCCACCGTCAAGAATCTGCTGGAACTCAATGACCTGCAGCAGCGCCAGCGGCAGAGCCAACAACGGGCCATTGCAGCGCGCGAGCGACTGCAACATAATTTCGACCTGCAGGGTATTGTTTACCGCAGCGACGGAATGCAGAAACTGCTGGAAATGGCGACCCAGGTCGCCCGCTCCGATGTACCGGTACTGATTACCGGCCCCAACGGCGCCGGCAAGGAAAAGATCGCCGATATCCTGCAGGCCAACTCACCACTGCGCGATGGCCCCTACATCAAGGTCAACGTGGGTGCACTGCCCGAGGAGTTGATGGAGGCGGAGCTGTTCGGAGCCGAACCGGGCGCATATACCGGTGCTGGCAATCGAGCTCGACTGGGACGTTTCGAGGCCGCAGATGGCGGCACGCTGTTTCTCGACGAAATCGGCGAGCTGTCAGCCAGCGGGCAGGTCAAGCTGCTGCGGGTGCTGCAGACGGGCGAGTTCCAGCGCCTCGGCAGTAGCCAAACGCGGCGGGTAAGCGTCAGAGTAATCAGCGCAACCAACGCCAACCTGCCAGCGCTGATCGAAACCGGCCGGTTCCGTCAGGATCTCTTTTACCGCCTCAACGTCATTGAGCTGCAGCTGCCGCCACTATGCGACCGACCCGACGATATCCTGCCATTGGCACGGAGTTTTCTGCCTGAGGGTAAACAACTCTCTCCCGACGCCCAGCAGGCACTGGTGCGCTACAGCTGGCTTGGCAATGTCCGGGAACTGCAGAACACCATGCAGCGCGCATCGGTACTGAGCCAGTCTGAGACCATCGACGCGCACACTCTCGCCCTGCCAGTGCAGGAGAAAAGCAGCCGTCCAGAAGTCAGCTTTGAGCCCAGCCGCGAACTGCTGGAGCGTACGCTGGCCAGCTGTGACGGTGTCATCGCCCAGGCCGCTCGTGAGCTGGGTCTCAGCCGCCAGGCGCTTTATCGTCGTCTGGAGAAATACGGTATTCCCTACTGA